The Mycolicibacterium monacense genome contains the following window.
ATCCCCGGCACACCGGAATGGTCATGCTCGGCGCGACCGCGGTGGCCGTCGTGGTGACCCTCGTTCCACTGGTCCGGCGCCGAGAAGTGGCAGCGGAGAGCGTGTACGACGAAAAGTAGTAGGCCCCGTTTAGGGCTGCCTACCATGTGGTAACGTGCTGCTAGAACCCAGCCAGGGCAAGTTTCACACCTCGCGGGTTGCCGGCCACCGGCCCGTCGGATTCGCACCGATTCGGGCCGTTTCAGACCGACAAAAAGGGAGTACCCCTTGGGTGATTCCAGCGAGCCCGTAGCCCTCCGATACGCTCGGCAGGTTACTCACAGGAATCAGACCGGGTGCCCCCACGAACCGCGGATCGAGGTGAAGCAGTGACGACGCCAGCGCAGGACGCGCCGTTGGTGTTGCCGGCAGTGGCCTTCCGGCCTGTCCGTCTGCTCGTCATCTGTGTTGCTCTGGCCGCCGTCGCGGCCGTCGCCGCGGCACTGCTCGGCGTCCCGATGGTGGGTCTGTTCTTCGCGATCGGCCTCGGACTCGGTCTGGCCAACGCCGTGATGATCCAGCGTTCGGTCGAGTCGATCACCTCGAAGGACCATCCCCTCAAACGCAACATGGCCCTGAACTCGGCCACCCGACTGCTGATCATGACCGTGATCGGCCTGACCATCGCCTACGTCTTCAAGCCCCAGGGGCTCGGCGTGGTGTTCGGCATGGCGCTGTTCCAGGTGATCCTGGTGGCGTCCACGACTTTGCCGGTGGTCAAGAAACTCAAAGCCCAGGCCGCTGACGGACTCGAAGGAGAGACTCCACAGCAATGACGCAGACGTTCCTCGCCGCCGAGAGCGGTATTCAGGTCGGCCACCACACGGAGGCCAACTGGTTCGGGCTGACGGTCAACACCGACACGATCCTGTCCACCGCGATCGCGGCCGCGATCGTGCTCGGGCTGGCGTTCTTCCTGCGCGCCAAGGTGACGTCGACCGGGGTGCCCAACGGCGTTCAGCTGTTCTGGGAAGCGCTGACGGTGCAGATGCGCAATCAGATCGAGAGCGCCATCGGGATGCGGGTGGCCGGTTTCGTGCTCCCGCTGGCCGTCACGCTGTTCGCGTTCATCCTGATCGCCAACTGGCTGTCGGTGCTGCCCGTCCAGTACTCCGACGAGACCGGCATCCACGAGCTGCTCAAGCCGGCGGCCTCGGACATCAACTTCGTGCTGGCGCTGGCGCTGTTTGTGTTCATCGCCTACCACGCCGCCGGGTTCTGGCGCCGTGGCCTGCTCGGCCACCCGAAGAAGCTGCTGAAGGGCCACGTCGCGATCCTCGCCCCGATCAACCTGGTCGAGGAACTGGCCAAGCCGATCTCGCTGTCACTGCGACTCTTCGGCAACATCTTCGCCGGCGGCATCCTGGTCGCCCTGATCGCGCTGTTCCCGCCGTGGATCATGTGGGCGCCTAACGCGATCTGGAAGAGCTTCGACCTCTTCGTCGGCGCGATCCAGGCGTTCATCTTCGCGCTGCTGACCATCCTGTACTTCAGCCAGTCGATGGAGCTCGACGACCACCACGACTGACCGGACATCTGACCAGCACGACCCGCTCGAATCCAACGCTCGACCCACGTCCTGGTAGGCGACTACCAGATATCAAGGAGGATAAGGAATGGATCCCACAATCGCTGCCGGCGCGCTCATCGGCGGTGGACTCATCATGGCCGGCGGTGCGATCGGTGCCGGTATCGGTGACGGTATCGCCGGTAACGCGCTGATCGCCGGTATCGCCCGCCAGCCGGAGGCCCAGGGTCGCCTGTTCACGCCGTTCTTCATCACGGTCGGTCTGGTGGAGGCCGCGTACTTCATCAACCTGGCGTTCATGGCGCTGTTCGTCTTCGCAACCCCGGTCGCTTAGTCAGTTTGGAATCTTCAGTCATGGGTGACCTGAGCACGACCATCTTGGCCGCGGAAGAAGGCGGGGGCGGTAA
Protein-coding sequences here:
- a CDS encoding ATP synthase subunit I, whose product is MTTPAQDAPLVLPAVAFRPVRLLVICVALAAVAAVAAALLGVPMVGLFFAIGLGLGLANAVMIQRSVESITSKDHPLKRNMALNSATRLLIMTVIGLTIAYVFKPQGLGVVFGMALFQVILVASTTLPVVKKLKAQAADGLEGETPQQ
- a CDS encoding F0F1 ATP synthase subunit C, producing the protein MDPTIAAGALIGGGLIMAGGAIGAGIGDGIAGNALIAGIARQPEAQGRLFTPFFITVGLVEAAYFINLAFMALFVFATPVA
- the atpB gene encoding F0F1 ATP synthase subunit A; translation: MTQTFLAAESGIQVGHHTEANWFGLTVNTDTILSTAIAAAIVLGLAFFLRAKVTSTGVPNGVQLFWEALTVQMRNQIESAIGMRVAGFVLPLAVTLFAFILIANWLSVLPVQYSDETGIHELLKPAASDINFVLALALFVFIAYHAAGFWRRGLLGHPKKLLKGHVAILAPINLVEELAKPISLSLRLFGNIFAGGILVALIALFPPWIMWAPNAIWKSFDLFVGAIQAFIFALLTILYFSQSMELDDHHD